The Quercus robur chromosome 7, dhQueRobu3.1, whole genome shotgun sequence genome has a segment encoding these proteins:
- the LOC126691908 gene encoding uncharacterized protein LOC126691908 produces METNGSSSNSNESQPSGGSNNSSIEKPNEKEIFVNHAEIAWHEKRREWVGDQSQRSRRTPREPIMSWTTTYEDLLLSTEPFQQPIPLAEMVDFLVDIWNEEGLYD; encoded by the exons ATGGAAACTAATGGTAGCAGTTCTAATTCCAATGAAAGCCAACCTTCAGGAGGATCAAATAATTCTAGCATAGAGAAGCCTAATGAGAAAGAAATCTTTGTTAATCACG CTGAGATAGCTTGGcatgagaaaagaagagaatgGGTTGGGGACCAATCTCAAAGATCAAGAAGAACGCCTAGAGAACCAATAATGAG CTGGACCACTACATACGAGGATCTGCTTTTATCTACTGAACCTTTTCAGCAGCCAATACCGTTAGCT GAGATGGTTGATTTTTTAGTTGACATCTGGAATGAGGAAGGCCTTTATGACTAA